One Methylocapsa sp. D3K7 DNA window includes the following coding sequences:
- a CDS encoding LysR family transcriptional regulator, whose amino-acid sequence MDWDKLRAFNAAAASGSFTHAGEALGLSQSAVSRQVSALELDLKVSLFHRHARGLILTEQGELLLRTVREVMAKLDSVQLALNESREKPNGDLRITTSFGIGMGWLTPRLGPFLELYPDIKLEVILADEELDLGMGEADVALRLREPSQPDLIRRHLFAVHYHLYASAEYLRRHGQPHSLEELAQHRLLAYSATPTSFLNDLNAPLFAGRGGKDRIAAMSVNNIPALQRAVETGIGIGVLPDYLNEPESGLVQLMAHAITPTLNCYLVFSEAVKNVAKVRVFRDFLVASAQRWRY is encoded by the coding sequence TTGGACTGGGACAAGTTGCGGGCTTTTAATGCGGCGGCGGCGTCGGGCTCGTTCACCCATGCGGGTGAGGCTCTCGGGCTCAGCCAATCGGCGGTCAGCCGGCAGGTGAGCGCCCTCGAACTCGATTTGAAAGTTTCCTTGTTTCATCGCCACGCGCGCGGTCTTATTCTGACCGAGCAAGGCGAACTGCTCTTGCGCACGGTGCGTGAGGTCATGGCCAAGCTGGATTCTGTCCAGCTGGCGCTGAACGAAAGCCGCGAAAAGCCGAACGGCGATCTGCGGATCACCACCAGCTTCGGGATCGGTATGGGCTGGCTGACGCCGCGTCTTGGACCTTTTCTCGAACTCTATCCCGACATCAAGCTCGAGGTCATCCTCGCCGATGAGGAGCTTGATCTTGGGATGGGCGAGGCGGACGTCGCCTTGCGCCTGCGCGAGCCATCACAGCCCGACCTCATCAGACGGCACCTTTTCGCCGTGCATTATCATCTTTATGCCTCGGCCGAATATTTACGCCGGCATGGCCAGCCGCATTCGCTCGAAGAACTCGCCCAGCACCGGCTTTTGGCCTATTCGGCGACGCCGACCAGCTTCCTGAACGATCTCAATGCGCCGCTTTTCGCCGGGCGCGGCGGCAAGGACCGCATTGCCGCGATGTCGGTCAACAATATTCCGGCGTTGCAGCGCGCGGTCGAGACCGGAATAGGGATTGGCGTCCTCCCCGATTACCTCAATGAGCCCGAAAGCGGTCTCGTGCAATTGATGGCGCATGCGATCACACCGACGCTCAATTGCTATCTCGTCTTTTCAGAAGCCGTGAAGAATGTCGCCAAGGTGCGGGTCTTCCGCGATTTTCTCGTGGCGAGCGCCCAGAGGTGGCGTTATTGA
- a CDS encoding lysozyme inhibitor LprI family protein has product MPNSEFSGCRWAVVLLVMAAASPSWAAPIEQSDTPLPADCDGLKKLSLPLEDAPPASMASSLKGCSSEDLYFGIGVPKDPVRARQCAYVERQDPDNGWPNLFAGTGMLMTIYANGIGAPRNFDIAMKFACELGGAPAEEEGWLAHLQKLKNENWQGQDFSPCDDITSGAAMGFCEAHGAKLASAARKAKLADITAHWPSAERKAFAALEKAKNTYAAAVADNEVDMSGTARGALSIAAREAEDEQFLATLEKVISGNLPSVSPPDLAETDNKLNALYSKIQKKKDTSDWGTVTKAGIKKTERTWLIYRDAFVSFAKRNFPSVAPESLKRVLTEDRIKSLENFGN; this is encoded by the coding sequence ATGCCAAATTCAGAGTTCAGCGGGTGTCGATGGGCGGTGGTTCTGCTGGTCATGGCGGCGGCCTCGCCGTCCTGGGCCGCGCCGATTGAGCAAAGTGACACGCCATTGCCGGCCGATTGCGACGGTCTCAAGAAGCTCTCGTTGCCGTTGGAGGACGCACCCCCGGCATCGATGGCGAGCTCTCTCAAGGGCTGCAGTTCGGAAGATCTTTATTTCGGTATCGGGGTTCCCAAGGATCCCGTTCGCGCCCGGCAATGCGCCTATGTTGAGCGGCAAGATCCCGACAACGGCTGGCCCAATCTCTTCGCCGGGACGGGCATGCTGATGACGATTTATGCGAATGGCATTGGCGCTCCCCGCAACTTCGACATCGCGATGAAATTTGCTTGCGAACTGGGGGGCGCACCGGCGGAAGAAGAAGGCTGGTTGGCGCATCTGCAAAAACTCAAGAATGAGAATTGGCAGGGGCAGGATTTCAGCCCGTGCGATGACATCACGAGCGGCGCGGCCATGGGGTTTTGCGAAGCGCATGGTGCCAAGCTCGCGAGCGCCGCGCGCAAAGCCAAGCTTGCTGATATTACCGCTCATTGGCCCAGCGCCGAACGCAAAGCCTTCGCGGCGCTGGAAAAAGCAAAAAATACCTATGCCGCTGCGGTGGCGGACAACGAGGTCGATATGTCAGGCACAGCCCGTGGCGCCCTGTCTATCGCGGCGAGGGAAGCGGAAGACGAGCAATTCTTGGCGACGCTGGAAAAAGTCATCAGCGGCAATCTGCCCTCAGTGTCCCCGCCGGATCTCGCCGAGACGGACAACAAGCTCAACGCGCTGTACAGCAAAATCCAAAAGAAGAAAGACACTTCCGATTGGGGGACCGTGACCAAGGCGGGGATCAAGAAAACGGAGCGGACCTGGCTCATCTACCGCGACGCGTTTGTGAGTTTTGCAAAGCGCAATTTTCCATCGGTTGCCCCGGAGAGTTTGAAGCGGGTGTTGACGGAGGACAGAATTAAATCGCTCGAAAATTTTGGCAATTGA
- the trxB gene encoding thioredoxin-disulfide reductase, giving the protein MSELSRPIPPTHAKLIIIGSGPAGYTAAIYAARAMLEPVLIAGFEPGGQLMVTTDVENYPGFAAPITGPWLMEQMKAQAEHVGTRMISDHIAEVELGRRPFRLLGDGGAVYTCDTLVIATGAKAKWLGIPSETKFQGYGVSACATCDGFFYRGKPVVVVGGGNTAVEEALYLSQIASHVTIVHRRDIFRAERILQDRLFKRPNVEVIFDHTVDEIIGTSDPLSVSHVRLKHVATGETRDLATHGVFVAIGHEPASGLFKGQIAIKPNGYIKTAPFSTATSVPGVFAAGDVTDDIYRQAVTAAGLGCMAAIEAEHWLAGEGEVRAVAE; this is encoded by the coding sequence ATGTCGGAACTTTCCCGGCCTATCCCTCCTACGCATGCAAAACTCATCATTATCGGATCTGGCCCCGCTGGTTACACCGCCGCGATCTATGCTGCGCGCGCCATGCTGGAGCCGGTCCTGATTGCCGGTTTCGAGCCTGGCGGCCAGCTGATGGTCACGACGGATGTTGAGAATTATCCCGGCTTCGCCGCTCCGATTACCGGCCCCTGGCTGATGGAGCAAATGAAAGCCCAGGCCGAACATGTTGGAACCCGCATGATATCGGATCATATCGCCGAGGTTGAGCTTGGGCGGCGTCCCTTCCGCCTGCTCGGAGACGGTGGCGCGGTCTATACCTGCGACACATTGGTCATCGCGACCGGCGCCAAGGCGAAATGGCTCGGCATTCCCTCGGAAACCAAGTTCCAGGGGTATGGCGTCTCCGCTTGCGCGACCTGCGATGGATTTTTCTATCGCGGCAAGCCGGTCGTCGTCGTCGGCGGCGGCAATACGGCCGTCGAAGAGGCGCTCTATCTGAGCCAAATCGCCAGCCATGTCACCATCGTTCATCGCCGCGACATATTCCGCGCCGAGCGCATTCTGCAGGATCGCTTGTTCAAGCGCCCAAATGTCGAAGTGATCTTCGATCATACCGTTGATGAAATCATCGGCACCAGCGATCCCTTGAGCGTGAGCCATGTCCGGCTGAAACATGTCGCGACGGGCGAAACACGCGATCTTGCCACCCATGGCGTTTTTGTCGCAATCGGACACGAACCCGCCTCCGGGCTTTTCAAGGGTCAGATCGCGATCAAGCCGAACGGCTACATCAAGACGGCGCCTTTTTCGACCGCCACGAGTGTGCCTGGCGTGTTCGCGGCGGGTGACGTCACCGACGATATTTATCGCCAGGCCGTCACCGCGGCGGGCCTTGGCTGCATGGCGGCGATCGAGGCTGAGCACTGGCTGGCAGGGGAAGGCGAAGTGCGGGCCGTGGCGGAATAA
- a CDS encoding helix-hairpin-helix domain-containing protein — protein MKFARKMILALSLCALAGFAAPCLAQAVQPAVPNTAAPAPAAKPVKAPHAAKPAAQQLLDINTATEDELRALKGVGDIRAANIIRNRPYKGKDELVQKKIIPPAVYAGIKDQIIAKQQ, from the coding sequence ATGAAGTTCGCAAGGAAAATGATCCTCGCTTTATCCCTTTGCGCATTGGCCGGCTTCGCGGCACCCTGCCTCGCGCAAGCGGTGCAGCCCGCTGTGCCAAACACGGCCGCTCCGGCGCCGGCGGCCAAGCCGGTCAAGGCACCCCATGCCGCCAAACCCGCCGCCCAGCAATTGCTCGACATCAACACGGCAACCGAGGACGAGCTTCGCGCTTTGAAAGGCGTCGGCGATATCCGCGCCGCCAATATCATCCGCAATCGTCCCTACAAGGGCAAGGACGAGCTGGTACAAAAGAAAATTATTCCTCCGGCCGTTTATGCCGGAATCAAAGACCAAATCATCGCCAAGCAACAATAA
- a CDS encoding DUF992 domain-containing protein: protein MNLLCSSPARAVFLGATLCGLTFSASNATPVQSGFLACNVAPGIGFVVGSSKSVSCIYHRAHGRPEYYTGTLSRIGLDIGATGPGQFAWGVVTAGPPGHFALTGDYAGPGAGFALGAGLSANALVGGSGNSISLQPLAAGESTGLNLSAGIGALTLQPAAVEHPRHLRHPG, encoded by the coding sequence ATGAATTTATTGTGTTCTTCGCCAGCGCGCGCGGTTTTTCTCGGTGCTACCCTCTGCGGTTTAACCTTCAGCGCATCCAATGCCACGCCGGTCCAATCGGGATTCCTCGCGTGTAATGTCGCGCCGGGCATCGGCTTTGTCGTCGGTTCCAGCAAAAGTGTCTCCTGCATTTATCATAGGGCACATGGCCGGCCTGAATATTACACGGGCACCCTCAGCCGGATTGGCCTCGACATCGGCGCCACCGGACCTGGGCAGTTTGCCTGGGGCGTGGTTACGGCGGGGCCTCCTGGCCATTTCGCCCTGACCGGCGATTATGCCGGACCTGGAGCCGGTTTTGCCCTGGGCGCCGGCCTCAGCGCCAATGCGCTCGTGGGCGGCAGCGGCAATTCCATCAGCCTGCAGCCTTTGGCGGCGGGAGAATCAACCGGACTCAATTTGTCAGCGGGAATCGGCGCCTTAACCCTGCAACCGGCAGCCGTGGAGCATCCAAGACACTTGCGGCATCCTGGCTAA
- a CDS encoding phosphomannomutase/phosphoglucomutase, which translates to MFPKPVPQLATNTYAYESSPMVKPTGFREYDARWLFEKEINLMGVQALGLGLGTLLHDMGVVPNLVTGHDFRAYSASIKHALTVGLMAAGVKVHDIGLALSPMAYFAQFDLDCAAVAMVTASHNDNGWTGVKMGAQRPVTFGPDEMGRLRDIVLQGKFRYAEGGSYRFVEDFPARYIADLVNRPKIKRKLKVVAACGNGTAGAFAPQILEKLGCEVVPLDTELDFTFPNYNPNPEDLHMLHAMAAKVLETKADVGLGFDGDGDRCGVVDNRGEEIFADKIGVMLARDLSKLYPGSTFVVDVKSTGLFATDPQLIAQGVTSDYWKTGHSHIKRRVTDLKALAGFEKSGHFFFNAPVGRGYDDGILTAIHVIEMLDRNPDKSMAELYEALPKTWGSPTMSPHCDDEVKYGVAEKVTERLKAMQAKGERFTGQKIRDLVTVNGVRVTTEDGTWGLVRASSNKPELVVVVESPVSEARMREMFAAVDGVLRENPEVGAYNQTI; encoded by the coding sequence ATGTTTCCTAAGCCCGTGCCGCAATTAGCGACGAATACCTATGCCTATGAAAGCTCCCCGATGGTGAAGCCGACCGGCTTTCGCGAATATGACGCGCGGTGGCTGTTCGAAAAAGAGATCAACCTCATGGGCGTGCAGGCGCTCGGCCTCGGGCTTGGCACGCTGTTGCATGACATGGGTGTCGTGCCAAATCTTGTCACCGGACATGATTTCCGCGCCTATTCGGCTTCGATCAAACATGCGCTGACGGTTGGCTTGATGGCGGCGGGCGTCAAAGTGCATGACATCGGTCTTGCACTTTCGCCGATGGCTTATTTCGCGCAATTCGATCTCGATTGCGCCGCCGTCGCGATGGTCACCGCCTCGCACAACGACAATGGCTGGACGGGCGTCAAAATGGGCGCCCAGCGGCCGGTCACCTTTGGACCCGATGAAATGGGCCGCTTGCGCGACATCGTGCTGCAAGGGAAATTCCGTTACGCGGAGGGCGGCTCCTATCGCTTCGTCGAGGACTTCCCGGCCCGCTATATCGCTGACCTCGTGAATAGGCCCAAAATCAAGCGCAAGCTCAAGGTTGTCGCGGCGTGCGGCAATGGCACCGCCGGGGCCTTCGCGCCGCAGATTCTGGAAAAGCTCGGCTGCGAGGTGGTCCCGCTCGATACCGAGCTGGATTTCACGTTTCCAAATTACAATCCCAATCCCGAAGACCTGCATATGCTGCATGCGATGGCTGCGAAAGTTCTCGAAACGAAGGCCGATGTCGGCCTTGGCTTCGATGGCGACGGCGACCGTTGCGGCGTCGTGGACAATCGCGGCGAGGAAATTTTTGCCGACAAAATCGGCGTCATGCTGGCGCGCGATCTCTCAAAACTTTACCCCGGCTCCACTTTCGTCGTCGATGTCAAATCGACCGGCCTTTTCGCGACCGATCCGCAGCTCATCGCGCAAGGCGTCACGTCGGATTATTGGAAGACTGGGCATTCCCACATCAAGCGGCGGGTGACGGATCTCAAGGCGCTCGCGGGGTTTGAAAAATCCGGGCATTTCTTCTTCAACGCGCCGGTCGGGCGCGGCTACGACGATGGCATTCTCACCGCTATCCATGTGATCGAAATGCTCGACCGCAATCCGGACAAATCGATGGCCGAGCTTTACGAGGCGCTGCCGAAAACCTGGGGCTCGCCGACCATGTCGCCGCATTGCGACGATGAGGTCAAATATGGCGTTGCGGAAAAAGTCACCGAACGCCTCAAAGCGATGCAGGCAAAGGGCGAGCGTTTCACGGGCCAAAAGATTCGTGACCTTGTGACCGTCAATGGCGTGCGCGTCACGACGGAAGACGGCACCTGGGGACTCGTGCGCGCCTCCTCGAACAAGCCGGAACTGGTGGTCGTTGTTGAAAGCCCGGTATCGGAAGCCCGCATGCGGGAGATGTTCGCGGCGGTGGATGGCGTGTTGCGGGAGAATCCCGAGGTTGGGGCCTATAATCAGACGATTTAG